From the Pleurodeles waltl isolate 20211129_DDA unplaced genomic scaffold, aPleWal1.hap1.20221129 scaffold_606, whole genome shotgun sequence genome, one window contains:
- the LOC138278813 gene encoding histone H3 has product MARTKQTARKSTGGKAPRKQLATKAARKSAPATGGVKKPHRYRPGTVALREIRRYQKSTELLIRKLPFQRLVREIAQDFKTDLRFQSSAVMALQEASEAYLVGLFEDTNLCAIHAKRVTIMPKDIQLARRIRGERA; this is encoded by the coding sequence ATGGCCCGCACCAAGCAGACCGCCCGCAAGTCCACCGGAGGGAAGGCGCCTCGCAAGCAGCTGGCCACCAAGGCTGCCCGCAAGAGCGCGCCTGCCACCGGAGGAGTCAAGAAGCCTCACCGCTACAGGCCCGGGACCGTGGCTCTCCGCGAGATCCGCCGCTACCAGAAGTCCACCGAGCTGCTCATCCGCAAGCTGCCCTTCCAGCGCCTGGTGCGGGAGATCGCGCAGGACTTCAAGACCGACCTGCGCTTCCAGAGCTCGGCCGTCATGGCCCTGCAGGAGGCCAGCGAGGCCTACCTGGTCGGGCTCTTTGAGGACACCAACTTGTGCGCCATCCACGCCAAGAGGGTCACCATCATGCCCAAGGACATTCAGCTGGCCCGTCGTATCCGCGGCGAGAGGGCCTAA
- the LOC138278814 gene encoding histone H2A type 2-C: MSGRGKQGGKARAKAKTRSSRAGLQFPVGRVHRLLRKGSYAERVGAGAPVYLAAVLEYLTAEILELAGNAARDNKKTRIIPRHLQLAIRNDEELNKLLGRVTIAQGGVLPNIQAVLLPKKTESHKAGGKASK; this comes from the coding sequence ATGTCTGGACGCGGAAAGCAAGGAGGCAAGGCCCGCGCTAAGGCCAAGACACGCTCTTCCAGAGCCGGACTGCAGTTCCCTGTGGGCCGTGTGCACAGGCTGCTCCGAAAGGGAAGCTACGCCGAGCGGGTCGGCGCCGGTGCCCCCGTCTATCTGGCTGCAGTCCTGGAGTACCTGACGGCCGAGATCCTCGAGCTGGCCGGCAACGCGGCCCGGGACAACAAGAAGACCCGCATCATCCCCAGGCACCTCCAGCTCGCCATCCGCAACGACGAGGAGCTCAACAAGCTGCTGGGCAGAGTCACCATCGCCCAGGGAGGCGTCCTGCCAAACATCCAGGCCGTGCTGCTGCCCAAGAAAACCGAGAGCCACAAGGCTGGGGGCAAAGCAAGCAAGTGA
- the LOC138278815 gene encoding histone H2B 1.2-like, with the protein MPEPAKSAPAPKKGSKKALSEPPKKDGKKRKRTRKESYAIYIYKVMKQVHPDTGISSKAMGIMNSFVNDIFERIAGEASRLAHYNQRRTITSREIQTAVRLLLPGELAKHAVSEGTKAVTKYTSAK; encoded by the coding sequence ATGCCTGAACCAGCCAAGTCCGCGCCGGCTCCCAAGAAGGGCTCCAAGAAAGCGCTGTCCGAGCCGCCCAAGAAGGACGGCAAGAAgcgcaagaggaccaggaaggagAGCTACGCTATCTACATTTACAAAGTGATGAAGCAGGTGCACCCCGACACCGGCATCTCCTCCAAGGCCATGGGCATCATGAACTCCTTCGTCAACGACATCTTTGAGCGCATCGCCGGGGAGGCTTCCCGCCTGGCTCACTACAACCAGCGGCGCACCATCACCTCCCGGGAGATCCAGACCGCCGTGCGCCTGCTGCTCCCCGGAGAGCTGGCCAAGCACGCCGTGTCCGAGGGCACCAAGGCCGTCACCAAGTACACTAGCGCCAAGTAA
- the LOC138278816 gene encoding histone H4 yields the protein MSGRGKGGKGLGKGGAKRHRKVLRDNIQGITKPAIRRLARRGGVKRISGLIYEETRGVLKVFLENVIRDAVTYTEHAKRKTVTAMDVVYALKRQGRTLYGFGG from the coding sequence ATGTCTGGACGCGGCAAAGGAGGAAAGGGGCTCGGCAAAGGCGGTGCCAAGAGGCACAGGAAGGTGCTCCGCGACAACATCCAGGGCATCACCAAGCCCGCCATTCGCCGCCTGGCTCGCCGCGGCGGTGTCAAGCGCATCTCCGGCCTCATCTACGAGGAGACCCGCGGTGTGCTGAAGGTTTTCCTGGAGAACGTCATCCGGGACGCCGTCACCTATACCGAGCACGCCAAGAGAAAGACCGTcaccgccatggatgtggtgtACGCCCTGAAGCGCCAGGGACGTACTCTCTACGGATTTGGCGGTTAA